The DNA segment AATGCAATCAGATGGCTGGTCAGGTAATGCTCATACATCATTTTTGTGGTCCATTCCAGGACGTTTGGCCAATAAGTAGCGACATAGATGTGTTTATCCAGTAATTTTTTTTTGAGGCTCAGGGAGGAAGTCAGCAGTGGGTATACCATTGGTCCATTAATCAGCGAGGCATCAAAAGCATAATCATTGTGCGCCTCCAGAAAATCATGGAGGTACATAAAATTGGAATTCCGCCGGTATCTGCAAACTTTATAATCTATGCCAGACAAGATTTTCTGCGATAAGGAAGACATCCTTCTCATCGGATTGTTTGACAGCAGCACATTATTATTGACAAAATCTTCATATCCCATTTCGATTCCGAGATCAATGCTCTTGATCAGATGAGAAAACCTTTCAAAAGAAACATCTTTCTCCATCTTCAGGCGCAGCGGGCTATTCGTTTGGAGATAGGCACCATCCGGAACACCGAAAAACTTTCTGCAGGAATAAAAAGTATCCGGGCCCTCCAGTGGTGCTGCGAAAAAGGCCTGAGAATTGTCGATGATCAGGTTTTGAAACACAGCGCTCAACCGACCCACCGTTTCCTGTTTCAGGCCAAAGTAATTCGTATACAACAGACATTCCTCAGGACCAACCTCAAAATCCAGTACCGGATCCATATGCTCATCAATGGTATAATACTGAAATGGAATGCCCAGCCTTTTAAGTGGTTCCAGCATGACCTCACAGGTATAATAAGGGACATGAACCAATCGGTACCGCTTTACCTTTAAGATATATTCAAAGGCATTTCTGCCCGTATTTAATTTTAACAGGGAAGGATAAAATTCTTCTCCTCTGGACAGTTGCAGCTCCAAATATCCGCCAAGTGATCTCATTTTATGCAGTTTGATTTGTGAATTACTCCTGTCCTCTTTGATACATTCTTTTCTCAACGGGCTGATAATACTCCTCGAAATCAGCAGGAACCCTTGAATTATAACCAATCACCTGCCGCAGGTTCTCGCTTAAACCCGCTCCGAAATCATAGCCCAGAAATCTTGGGTAATCCATTTGCTGCTTCATAAAAGGTTTCGTAAAAGCCATGGTCAGCGCCCTTCTTGGTGCATCGGTATTGTTTTTACCCGCAGCATGCCATAGGTTCGCATCGAATAAAACGATGCTGCCTTTTTTTGCAAGGGCCCGGTCTGCCTGTTCGTAAAAACGGGAAGCCTCAGGTTTTTCATCAGATTTATGCGACCCTGAAAGGAAATAAGTCGCTCCGTTTTCCAGGGTAAAATCGTCAAGCAGTACCATCATTTGAACCATCAGCCGGTAAGAACCGGTAAAGGTCCTGATGTCCCGATGGATGTTCTGAACATAAGTCTGACTGTTTTTCAAATTGATAACCGCTCCTAAAGAATTGAGAATGTACTGCCCGCCAAGGAAATGCCGGATTTGTTCGTCCCCAAACTTCTGTTCGAGAAATTTCAGAGAAAACAGGTCTTTTTCTACCAGATGATGGAGCGTTCCGTCGGTGCTTTCCCCAATCCCGTTATTCACTTGTATTTTTCTCCTGAATTCGTAGGCCGGTTGAAGGGATTGCTTAATGTCCTCCACAAACTGCGGATCTAAAGCATTTTCATAAATAATCCAGCCATATTTTTCGATGACCTCATCAAACAAGGCGAGATCAGTAATGGAATAGTCCAATATATTTTGCATGATTAATTTGTTTTAAAGGCAGGCTACTGTCTGTAGGCAGGGAAGAAAGTAGATTCAGGACTGATCTCTGCTCCGCGTTGAAGTACGAGTTCCTGATAGACCTCCTGGTCATTGATATAACACCAGATCCGGTCTGCAATCTGTAAATCGGAAAAATGGCGTTTGAACTGAAATAAAGAATCTTCTTTGCCCCCTACGCCCCCACCAAGGTGAAATATTTTTTTTCCTAATCTCCGGCCAATCATACTGATTTCATCTGTGAGTAATTTGCTTGGGGATACATTAAGGTATTTTTCTGAAGTCGCAGATAAGTGATTTCGGACCACATGCTCAGAGATCAGCAGCAATGCGCCGCAAATCAGCTCCGGTCCATCATAGATGAGGATCAGCCGGTTGCTGAATTCCCCGGGATTCAGCAGGCCGGTAAAATAGGCCTCATCAAAATAATAACTCTTACCGGCGTTTAACCGGTCCATATTTTTATGGTATATCTCGGTGAATGAACGGATCTCCTCTGCGCTTCGCGCATCTTTGATGAGGTAATTGGATGCTCTGAGTTTCTTGACCTGCCGCTTTAAACGCTTCTCATATCTGGCGCGTTGTTCTTCTTCAGTGATGGATAAATCCATATAAATGGTACTTCCGTTTGAGGAAACTCCGCCAAGGCTTTCGAGCAGATATTGCTGCGCTAAAAAAGGATACAAGCGGGTAAAGACAGTAACGCAACGTTCGGCAGTCAGAAAGCGGCAGAATTCTTCTTTAAAAGACTGTAAAGAACGCTCCGTAATCGCGCTGAAATCAGTGTCCGACACCGGACCAGCGTAACCATAAACCGAGGTCAGGTCATAAAAAGAGGAATTGGCGATCCTTCTTTTGATCATTGGGAAAGCGATAAAAAAACCTGCTTCTTTATAAACAAAAAGAAGGGGTTCTCCTTCCCTGTTCAGTGAATGATAATACCAGGTATGGTACACTTCATAATTACAGGAACGTTTTACATAGGCATCCCATTCCGGCTTTTCCCGGATCACAAAACTTTGATATTGCATGGATTTTTTGGGTTAGTCTTGACCTTCAAGTACACGAATCATCATTTCATTTACCTTATTGACATCAAATTTTTCGACGGCATATTTCCTTCCATTGTTCCCAAAGCGGGTAACATCATCGGTATGTCTGATATAGTACTCCATTTTCGAGGCCAGTTGCGGCGCATCCTTCACCGGAACCAGAAATCCGTTTGCTTTCCTCAGCAAGGGGTTAATCGTTTCCCGACAGCCCACAGAGTTGCAGGTAATCAGGGCCCGGCCCATTGCCATCCCCTCCAAAAGGCATCTTGGAACCCCTTCTCCATAATAGGAAGGCAGCACAACAACGGAAGATTCCCTGATATAAGGACGTACATCTTCCCGTAATCCTAAATACTGAATCGTCCCATCGGATCTTATTTTTGCATATAAATCATCGCTTATGGCATCGATATTATCATCGTAAGCCCCGATCAGCGTAAAATCAACCTCCGGAAACTTACCCTTGATTATTTTTGCAGCCTCATAATATTCCTTAATTCCCTTTGCATTGATGAGGCGGGAAATCATTAAAAAATTAATGTGCTGTACATTTGGCTGCGAATATTCATAACTGGACAAATCCACCCCTGAACCATTGACCACAGTAACCTTGTTCTTTTTGCTGAGGATATGCTCGCGGATCAGGAGCTCATAATCGTCCTGATTCTGGAAGATAATGTGCAACCTTTTAGTCGCCCTTAAACTTAATTTAAGGAGTATTCTTGTTACTTTTTGCACCCATGTTCTGGGGCCTATGTTCAGGAAATTATACCCCAGGCCAGTCAGCATCGGTGTGATGAGCTTCACACGGCAATACCTGGCCACAAAACAACCATAGATCACCGGTTTAAAGGTATAAGGAAAGAAGACATCCGGTTTAACCATCCGGATTACTTTGCGCAAGGCAAGAAGATATTTCAGGTCTGAGCCTATGGAGACATTACTCGGATTGAGTTCATTCTCATAGACGGTTACCCCCATTTCCATCAGCCGATGACTGATGCTTTGTTGTTCTATCTGCGGACTGAACACCATCACCTCATGCTTTTCTACCAATGCTTCCATCAACTTTCCCCTGAAATCCAGCAGCGAGCGCGGGGAATCGCAGGAGATCAATATTTTCTTCCTTTCCGTTACCATCATTATTTAATTTTATGGGATAAAATCTTTTGCCGAATCAGCGGGAAATAAGGGGTATATTTAAGGGGCAGCCCGACAAATAACCTGTCAGACCTGCCCCCTCAATATTTTAAAACCAAAGCCCGGGATGCCCCTACGGCTTGTGATCAAAGAAGTTTTAGCGTTTTAATGTGGCACCTGCTCCGGCAGATACGACTGCAGGAACATTTGCCGCAGCAATCAATACAGATTTGTACTC comes from the Pedobacter sp. FW305-3-2-15-E-R2A2 genome and includes:
- a CDS encoding phytanoyl-CoA dioxygenase family protein; protein product: MQNILDYSITDLALFDEVIEKYGWIIYENALDPQFVEDIKQSLQPAYEFRRKIQVNNGIGESTDGTLHHLVEKDLFSLKFLEQKFGDEQIRHFLGGQYILNSLGAVINLKNSQTYVQNIHRDIRTFTGSYRLMVQMMVLLDDFTLENGATYFLSGSHKSDEKPEASRFYEQADRALAKKGSIVLFDANLWHAAGKNNTDAPRRALTMAFTKPFMKQQMDYPRFLGYDFGAGLSENLRQVIGYNSRVPADFEEYYQPVEKRMYQRGQE
- a CDS encoding GNAT family N-acetyltransferase, producing the protein MQYQSFVIREKPEWDAYVKRSCNYEVYHTWYYHSLNREGEPLLFVYKEAGFFIAFPMIKRRIANSSFYDLTSVYGYAGPVSDTDFSAITERSLQSFKEEFCRFLTAERCVTVFTRLYPFLAQQYLLESLGGVSSNGSTIYMDLSITEEEQRARYEKRLKRQVKKLRASNYLIKDARSAEEIRSFTEIYHKNMDRLNAGKSYYFDEAYFTGLLNPGEFSNRLILIYDGPELICGALLLISEHVVRNHLSATSEKYLNVSPSKLLTDEISMIGRRLGKKIFHLGGGVGGKEDSLFQFKRHFSDLQIADRIWCYINDQEVYQELVLQRGAEISPESTFFPAYRQ
- a CDS encoding glycosyltransferase family 4 protein is translated as MMVTERKKILISCDSPRSLLDFRGKLMEALVEKHEVMVFSPQIEQQSISHRLMEMGVTVYENELNPSNVSIGSDLKYLLALRKVIRMVKPDVFFPYTFKPVIYGCFVARYCRVKLITPMLTGLGYNFLNIGPRTWVQKVTRILLKLSLRATKRLHIIFQNQDDYELLIREHILSKKNKVTVVNGSGVDLSSYEYSQPNVQHINFLMISRLINAKGIKEYYEAAKIIKGKFPEVDFTLIGAYDDNIDAISDDLYAKIRSDGTIQYLGLREDVRPYIRESSVVVLPSYYGEGVPRCLLEGMAMGRALITCNSVGCRETINPLLRKANGFLVPVKDAPQLASKMEYYIRHTDDVTRFGNNGRKYAVEKFDVNKVNEMMIRVLEGQD